A region of the Massilia sp. erpn genome:
AACAAGAGTATATAGAAAAAACTCTGCTTTTTCAATCACTTGCGAAAAACAATTGTGTCATGTTTCGTTGGGAAAATTTAACATTTATCCTGCTCTGCGCCAAAGCCTTGTTTCATAACGGTAAACCGTCAAATCTGCCCATGTTCGGCGAAGGAATGCACGGCCGGACCGGCCACCACGAAATGGTCGAGCACGCGGATATCGACCAGGGCCAGCGCCTGGGCCAGCGCCCGCGTCAGCCGCAGATCGGACTCGCTGGGATCGGCCGTGCCCGAAGGATGGTTGTGCGCCAGCATGACGCTGGCGGCGTTCTGGTTGAGCGCCTCGCGCACTACTTCGCGCGGATAGACGCTGGTATGGGTCAGGGTGCCGCGAAACATTTCGCGCGCCGCGATCAGGCGGTTCTTGACGTCGAGAAAGAGCACATGGAAGGATTCATGGGGCTGGCTGGCCAGGGCCAGGCGCAGATATTCCTTGACCGCCTGGGGCGAGGCCAGGGCATGGCCGCTTTGCAATTCTTCATTGATGGCGCGCCGCGCCAATTCCAGCACGGCCTGCAGTTGAGCGAACTTGGCGTTGCCCAGGCCGGGAATGCGGCAAAACTCCTGGAGTCCGGCGCCACATAGGGCACGCAGGGAGCCGAAATGGCGCAGCGTGTCGGCCCCCAGTTCCACCGCATTCTTGCCGCGCACGCCCACGCGCAGGAAGACGGCCAGCAATTCGGCATCGGACAGCGCTTGCGCGCCGAGCCGGATCAAGCGTTCGCGCGGCCGTTGCTGTTCCGGCCAGTCTGCAATTCCCATAATGCCTCCTGCGTGGTGGAAGAAGGCAATTATGGCGGCCCGTCAGGGAAGGGGCCTTGAAACGGCGCAAGCCTGGGCTGGCGCCGATTTCAGGAGCGCGACAGCACGAAAGCGCCGGCAATGATCAGGCCGGCGCCGGCCAGGCGGGTAGGGCTCAGGTTTTCACCCAAAATTATAAAGCCGATCAGCATCACCAGCAGCATGGTGAAAGCGGTCATCAGCGGGTAGGCCAGGCTGATCTGCAGGCGCTGCAGGGCGATGCTGTAGCAAATGAAACCCAGGCCATAGGTGCCGCAGGCGCCACCCAGGTAAGTCAGGCGGCTCAATGTCCAGCCAGCATTTTCCTGGTGCGAGAGTTTGATCAACAGGGTGGCCATGGCGCTGGCAAGAGAGGCCAGAACGCTCCAAAAATAACCGCTCAAAACAGGGGACATGGGCTTTATCAAAAATTAGGGGATTAATGAGTGGCCGGCCGGCAGCATATAACCGGCGATGGCCGCCAGGCCGGTGTGATCGCGGCCGACGTGGATTGTACGCCGTATTTTCTTAAGGAAAATCAAAGTCGGGATACGTCAGCCATGGCTGCTCCCGGTCATGCCGTCTCAAAGCGGGCTGGGATGCACTGCTGGCGCGCAAGCTGGCTTACAATACTGGTTTGCAAGCTCACTGAAACGCCATGTCTAACGCGCAAACTGCAGTCGTCACCAAATCGGCTTACCTCACTCTCCATTACCGTCTGGCCACGCTGGACGGACAGGATATCGTCACCACGTTCAACGGCACCCCGGCAACGCTGATGCTGGGCCAGGGCCAGCTGGCGCCCGTGCTGGAAGAACTCCTGCTGGGCCTGCCGGAAGGCACGCACCAGACTTTTGATCTGGCGGCCGGCCAGGGCTTCGGCGAACG
Encoded here:
- the radC gene encoding DNA repair protein RadC; protein product: MGIADWPEQQRPRERLIRLGAQALSDAELLAVFLRVGVRGKNAVELGADTLRHFGSLRALCGAGLQEFCRIPGLGNAKFAQLQAVLELARRAINEELQSGHALASPQAVKEYLRLALASQPHESFHVLFLDVKNRLIAAREMFRGTLTHTSVYPREVVREALNQNAASVMLAHNHPSGTADPSESDLRLTRALAQALALVDIRVLDHFVVAGPAVHSFAEHGQI
- a CDS encoding multidrug efflux SMR transporter; its protein translation is MSPVLSGYFWSVLASLASAMATLLIKLSHQENAGWTLSRLTYLGGACGTYGLGFICYSIALQRLQISLAYPLMTAFTMLLVMLIGFIILGENLSPTRLAGAGLIIAGAFVLSRS
- a CDS encoding peptidylprolyl isomerase, with translation MSNAQTAVVTKSAYLTLHYRLATLDGQDIVTTFNGTPATLMLGQGQLAPVLEELLLGLPEGTHQTFDLAAGQGFGERNPELVRVVSRATLDENSAADADYKVGDLVEFNAPGGGRFAGVLRELGETECLFDFNHPLAGQPLRFEVNLISVL